One window of the Streptomyces sp. NBC_00259 genome contains the following:
- a CDS encoding aconitase family protein yields the protein MRTPSEPTGGSRTRNISLSGNLLVITEDTDLLAAQLDGTSTATTAELLRAPLMNNISTDEIIPGWCCYWYDEKLGEYAYLGLRDKKFGQGAVKAFAPQIIVSGEAKGCGSSREHAVYAEKYAGVEIVFARSFERIYQQNCRNVGIITCDDFTVLDALLAGDELPLDAFTRRANDIERAIIDLGGLFGFNRETRKGTQSPIKPDFDAARPLNAVEKIIQSRLSSRNQCPEDAAVRVGESYFVEADVRFSHEYVTPMAAGMFAQQFGADAALAGPESCYFFQDHLSLAEPVLKRRANGLELIERVENLGKRQQEFATLSGGNFIGPADTGGSRAICHNYIVENVARPGDVIIGTDSHTCTAGAVGAFAFGVGATDIANSWYNREILVKVPAVIQVNLLGELAPGVCAKDLMLALLAHPMIQGSQTLGKVILFSGPGCASMNLDERATLCNMAVEAGGMTAMFEPDHVTHAHLALRGPAASAGTDVLSDQGATYSAVVDIELAGVEPMVALPGDPRNSFPLASVDTEVKVDKVYGGSCTGGKAYDMDMYASVFKQARARGVTVPEGVQAYIQVGSEAVMRYAADRGYIELFGEVGVSVLPPSCGACINAGPGVSESPDEVTVSAQNRNFPGRSGPGQVYLASPYVVAATAIAGRLSSVEDMFKTRTQS from the coding sequence TTGCGAACGCCGAGTGAACCGACCGGCGGCAGCCGCACACGTAACATCAGTCTCAGCGGCAACCTCCTGGTCATCACGGAGGACACCGATCTGCTCGCTGCCCAGCTGGACGGCACCAGCACGGCGACAACCGCGGAGCTGTTGCGCGCCCCGCTGATGAACAACATCTCGACCGACGAGATCATCCCCGGCTGGTGCTGCTACTGGTACGACGAGAAACTCGGCGAGTACGCGTATCTGGGCCTGCGGGACAAGAAGTTCGGCCAGGGCGCCGTGAAGGCGTTCGCTCCGCAGATCATCGTCAGCGGCGAGGCGAAGGGCTGCGGTTCGTCCCGGGAACACGCCGTCTACGCCGAGAAGTACGCCGGCGTCGAGATCGTGTTCGCCCGGTCCTTCGAGCGGATCTACCAGCAGAACTGCCGCAATGTCGGCATCATCACGTGCGATGACTTCACCGTCCTGGACGCCCTGCTGGCGGGCGACGAACTGCCGCTGGACGCCTTCACGCGCCGGGCGAACGACATCGAACGCGCCATCATCGACTTGGGCGGCCTGTTCGGGTTCAACCGCGAGACCCGTAAGGGCACGCAGTCCCCCATCAAGCCCGACTTCGACGCGGCGCGCCCGCTGAACGCTGTCGAGAAGATCATCCAGAGCCGCCTCTCGTCCCGTAACCAGTGCCCTGAGGACGCCGCCGTCCGGGTCGGGGAGTCGTACTTCGTCGAGGCGGACGTCAGGTTCTCGCACGAGTACGTGACGCCGATGGCCGCCGGCATGTTCGCCCAGCAGTTCGGCGCAGATGCCGCCCTGGCCGGCCCCGAGTCCTGCTACTTCTTCCAGGACCACCTCTCGCTGGCGGAGCCGGTTCTCAAGCGGCGCGCCAACGGCCTGGAGCTGATCGAGCGGGTGGAGAACCTCGGCAAGCGGCAGCAGGAGTTCGCGACCCTGAGCGGCGGGAACTTCATCGGCCCCGCGGACACCGGGGGCAGCCGCGCGATCTGTCACAACTACATCGTCGAGAACGTCGCCCGGCCGGGCGACGTGATCATCGGCACCGACAGCCACACCTGCACGGCCGGCGCCGTGGGTGCCTTCGCCTTCGGCGTGGGAGCCACCGACATCGCCAACTCCTGGTACAACCGCGAGATCCTGGTGAAGGTCCCGGCGGTCATCCAGGTCAACCTGCTGGGCGAGCTGGCACCGGGCGTTTGCGCGAAGGACCTCATGCTGGCGCTGCTGGCGCACCCGATGATCCAGGGCAGCCAGACGCTGGGCAAGGTCATCCTCTTCAGCGGTCCCGGGTGCGCGTCGATGAACCTCGACGAGCGCGCCACGCTGTGCAACATGGCGGTGGAGGCGGGCGGCATGACCGCCATGTTCGAGCCGGACCACGTGACCCACGCACACCTGGCGCTGCGCGGCCCTGCGGCGTCCGCCGGCACGGACGTGCTCTCCGACCAGGGCGCGACGTACTCCGCGGTGGTGGACATCGAGCTGGCCGGGGTCGAGCCGATGGTGGCCCTGCCCGGGGACCCGCGAAACTCCTTTCCGCTGGCCTCTGTTGACACGGAGGTCAAGGTCGACAAGGTGTACGGCGGGTCCTGCACCGGCGGCAAGGCGTACGACATGGACATGTACGCGAGCGTCTTCAAGCAGGCTCGCGCGCGGGGAGTGACCGTACCCGAGGGCGTACAGGCGTACATCCAGGTGGGCAGCGAGGCCGTCATGCGCTACGCGGCCGACCGCGGCTACATCGAGCTCTTCGGGGAGGTCGGTGTCAGTGTGCTGCCGCCTTCCTGCGGGGCCTGCATCAACGCCGGGCCGGGTGTCTCGGAAAGCCCGGACGAGGTCACGGTGAGCGCCCAGAACCGGAATTTCCCCGGCCGTTCGGGGCCCGGTCAGGTGTATCTGGCCTCGCCCTACGTCGTGGCCGCCACCGCGATCGCCGGCCGCCTCAGCTCTGTTGAAGACATGTTCAAGACACGGACGCAATCATGA
- a CDS encoding LeuA family protein, with translation MNGRTAGSSSPSADVWFNWNAIGVAAQQPVSAPPYSGTFFDETLRDGLQAPNIRNPSLEQKLRLVDHMVRSGVTSADLGFPGSDPAALRTCVDIAQHIVRSGHPLSQGYAGRTHPSDINAICEIAQQVGVAVDAYIFIGVSPIRQYVEDWDVQLIQRHIRESVVECRRGGAEFVLVLEDAVRCTPEVLGQVYDVAIDTGVRRVTLCDTVGAALPSGVESLIQWSHQYFQDRGHQVAFEWHGHNDRGLALANSLTALAHGCERVHGTILGIGERAGNASLDQLMVNSHLDEHGRYDLKALREYSDYAASVLGVEVPQNYPALGRDVFKTSAGVHASAILKAHEKGNLLVKDTVYSSVPASCLGREQEVLIDEASGANNVKYWLTLHGYDSANTTLIKNVLAKAKSSRGPLTDEQIRQIIANAE, from the coding sequence GTGAACGGAAGAACTGCCGGCAGCTCTAGTCCGAGCGCCGATGTCTGGTTCAACTGGAACGCCATCGGGGTGGCGGCTCAGCAGCCGGTGTCGGCGCCGCCCTATTCGGGGACCTTTTTCGATGAGACCCTGCGCGACGGGCTCCAGGCTCCGAACATCCGCAATCCCTCGCTGGAGCAGAAGCTGAGGCTGGTGGACCACATGGTCCGCTCCGGCGTCACCTCCGCGGACCTGGGATTCCCCGGCTCGGACCCGGCCGCCTTGCGGACGTGTGTGGACATCGCCCAGCACATCGTACGCAGCGGCCACCCCCTCTCCCAGGGATACGCGGGCCGCACCCACCCGTCGGACATCAACGCGATCTGTGAGATAGCCCAACAGGTGGGGGTCGCCGTGGATGCGTACATCTTCATAGGCGTCAGCCCCATCCGGCAGTACGTGGAGGACTGGGACGTTCAGCTGATCCAGCGCCATATCCGCGAGTCGGTGGTCGAATGCCGACGCGGCGGAGCGGAGTTCGTGCTCGTCCTGGAGGACGCGGTGCGGTGCACTCCAGAGGTGCTGGGCCAGGTGTACGACGTCGCCATCGACACGGGTGTGCGGCGGGTAACCCTGTGCGACACCGTCGGCGCGGCGTTACCCAGTGGCGTCGAATCGCTCATCCAATGGTCGCACCAGTACTTCCAGGACCGCGGCCACCAGGTCGCCTTCGAGTGGCACGGACACAACGACCGCGGCCTTGCGCTGGCCAACTCCCTGACCGCCCTCGCCCACGGCTGCGAGCGCGTGCACGGCACGATCCTGGGCATCGGGGAGCGGGCCGGAAACGCCTCCCTCGACCAGCTCATGGTCAACAGCCACCTCGACGAGCACGGCCGCTACGACCTGAAGGCCCTGCGCGAGTACTCCGACTACGCGGCGTCCGTGCTGGGAGTCGAGGTCCCGCAGAACTACCCGGCACTGGGCCGGGACGTCTTCAAGACCAGTGCCGGCGTGCACGCCTCCGCCATCCTCAAGGCTCACGAAAAGGGCAATCTGCTGGTGAAGGACACGGTTTACTCCAGCGTCCCGGCCAGCTGTCTGGGCCGTGAGCAGGAAGTGCTCATCGACGAGGCATCCGGCGCGAACAACGTCAAGTACTGGCTGACGCTGCACGGTTACGACAGCGCCAACACCACTCTCATCAAGAACGTGCTGGCGAAGGCGAAGTCGAGCCGTGGTCCCCTGACCGACGAACAGATAAGGCAGATCATTGCGAACGCCGAGTGA